The proteins below are encoded in one region of uncultured Eubacteriales bacterium:
- a CDS encoding conserved hypothetical protein (Evidence 4 : Homologs of previously reported genes of unknown function) produces MKKVSITVLRKQMYEDFAKQFLTDGIQLCDFFELGDRFLYEGGAVMPEGFCPWAWIDIYCSVSGLSAGATHTPWQKRDGVSVVCCTDGIRPVTFLLEAEEE; encoded by the coding sequence ATGAAAAAGGTCAGCATCACTGTTCTACGCAAGCAGATGTATGAGGATTTTGCCAAGCAGTTCCTCACCGACGGTATCCAGCTCTGCGATTTCTTCGAGTTAGGCGACCGTTTTCTCTACGAGGGCGGGGCCGTAATGCCCGAGGGTTTCTGCCCCTGGGCATGGATCGATATTTACTGCTCGGTCTCGGGCCTGTCCGCAGGGGCCACCCACACCCCCTGGCAGAAGAGAGATGGCGTCAGCGTGGTATGCTGCACCGACGGCATCCGGCCCGTCACTTTTTTGCTGGAAGCCGAGGAAGAATGA
- a CDS encoding Transcriptional regulator containing an amidase domain and an AraC-type DNA-binding HTH domain encodes MKKTVLFVLLDQYADWEGAYLSSGLLALAPEEYAVKTVSLTAEPVRSMGGFTALPDYALSSAPVTFEGLILIGGMSWRAESAQQVGPLVERAVRGGKVLGGICDASAFLGTLGTLNQARHTSNDLDDLKQWAGDAYTGESNYIREQAVRDGKLVTANGSAALEFAREVLLALNAAPEEKILDWYRFHKLGFYEASALKS; translated from the coding sequence GTGAAAAAGACTGTCCTCTTCGTCCTCTTGGATCAGTATGCAGACTGGGAGGGAGCCTACCTCTCCTCCGGCCTTTTAGCACTGGCCCCAGAGGAGTACGCTGTCAAGACCGTCTCCTTGACCGCCGAGCCCGTTCGCTCAATGGGCGGTTTCACCGCTCTGCCCGACTACGCTCTTTCCTCCGCCCCGGTGACGTTCGAGGGGCTGATCCTCATCGGCGGGATGTCGTGGCGGGCCGAGTCAGCCCAACAGGTAGGCCCCCTGGTAGAGCGGGCCGTGCGCGGTGGGAAGGTTCTGGGCGGCATCTGTGACGCCTCGGCTTTCCTGGGGACCCTGGGCACGCTGAACCAGGCCCGCCACACCAGCAACGACTTGGACGACCTGAAACAGTGGGCCGGGGACGCCTACACCGGGGAGTCAAACTACATCCGCGAACAGGCAGTGCGGGATGGGAAACTGGTCACCGCTAACGGCTCTGCCGCCCTGGAGTTCGCCCGGGAGGTTCTGCTGGCTTTAAACGCCGCACCGGAGGAGAAGATTCTCGACTGGTATCGGTTCCACAAGCTAGGCTTTTACGAGGCCTCGGCACTGAAATCATAG
- a CDS encoding conserved hypothetical protein (Evidence 4 : Homologs of previously reported genes of unknown function): MNNVGIWERGSGVFDRVHGAMAGKEPPAALLRGSHPADFRGEKLDLLCIASTALGWAGGGAIDCQMLLLPGGLGPLARGLRCTCAVSYGTSPKDTLTFSSLEGNQICVALQRELVTLPGGVVEQQEWVLPFPAGSDPMDYLAAAGILLILGLPLGGEPL, translated from the coding sequence TTGAATAACGTGGGGATTTGGGAGCGCGGCAGCGGTGTGTTTGACAGGGTGCATGGTGCCATGGCCGGGAAGGAGCCGCCGGCGGCGCTCCTCCGGGGGAGCCATCCGGCCGACTTCAGGGGTGAAAAGCTGGATCTTCTGTGCATTGCCTCCACGGCACTGGGCTGGGCGGGGGGAGGCGCCATAGACTGCCAGATGCTCTTGCTGCCTGGCGGGCTGGGACCCCTGGCCCGGGGGCTGCGATGCACCTGCGCCGTGAGCTATGGCACCTCGCCCAAGGACACCCTCACCTTCTCGAGCTTGGAGGGAAACCAGATCTGCGTGGCCCTCCAGCGGGAGCTGGTGACCCTCCCCGGCGGAGTGGTGGAACAGCAGGAGTGGGTCCTTCCCTTTCCTGCAGGGAGCGACCCGATGGACTATCTGGCGGCGGCGGGGATTTTGCTGATTTTAGGCCTGCCACTGGGCGGAGAGCCGCTATGA
- the proS gene encoding Proline--tRNA ligase codes for MAQDKKQVAQITDMEVDFAQWYTDVCTKAELISYTRTKGMYVLRPYGYAIWENIQREMDARFKATGHTNVSMPMLIPESLLQKEKDHVEGFAPECAWVTHGGSEELEERLCVRPTSETLFCDHWAEIVHSWRDLPMLYNQWCSVLRWEKTSRPFLRHREFLWQEGHTLHATAEEAIEETERMWNIYADICENLLAMPVTKGLKTDKEKFAGAERTYTIECMMHDRKALQNGTSHYFGDGFAKAFGISFADKNNQQTAPFETSWGYTTRTIGGVIMTHGDNNGLVLPPRVAPIQVIVLPIAAHKAGVTEKAQELVDRLTAAGLRVKGDFSENSPGWKFAEYEMKGVPLRLEIGPKDIEQNQCVLVRRDSREKVFVSLDELEAKVPMLLDAIHEAMFAKAKRNLDEHTVVCHSVQEVKDFMENVGGFAKTMWCGDKECELKMKEEAGVSSRCIPLEQEHLGDTCPVCGKRAKHSIYWGVAY; via the coding sequence ATGGCACAGGACAAAAAGCAGGTAGCGCAGATCACGGACATGGAGGTGGACTTCGCCCAGTGGTACACTGATGTGTGCACCAAGGCGGAGCTCATCAGCTATACCCGGACAAAGGGCATGTATGTCCTGCGGCCCTATGGCTACGCTATCTGGGAGAATATTCAGCGGGAGATGGACGCCCGGTTCAAGGCCACCGGCCACACCAACGTGTCCATGCCCATGCTGATCCCCGAGTCCCTCCTGCAGAAGGAGAAGGACCATGTGGAGGGCTTTGCCCCCGAGTGCGCCTGGGTCACCCACGGCGGTAGCGAGGAGCTGGAGGAGCGTCTTTGCGTCCGCCCCACCTCAGAGACCCTATTCTGCGACCACTGGGCCGAGATCGTCCACTCCTGGCGCGACCTTCCCATGCTGTACAACCAGTGGTGCTCCGTGCTGCGGTGGGAAAAGACCTCCCGCCCTTTCCTGCGCCACCGCGAGTTCCTCTGGCAGGAGGGCCACACCCTCCACGCCACCGCCGAGGAGGCCATCGAGGAAACCGAGCGCATGTGGAACATCTACGCCGACATCTGCGAAAACCTCCTGGCCATGCCGGTGACCAAAGGCCTGAAGACCGACAAGGAAAAATTCGCGGGGGCTGAGCGCACCTACACTATCGAGTGCATGATGCACGACCGCAAGGCCCTGCAGAACGGCACCAGCCACTATTTTGGCGACGGCTTCGCCAAAGCCTTCGGTATCAGCTTTGCCGACAAGAACAACCAGCAAACCGCCCCCTTTGAAACTTCCTGGGGTTACACCACCCGCACAATCGGCGGCGTGATCATGACCCACGGCGACAACAACGGCTTGGTGCTGCCCCCCCGTGTGGCCCCCATTCAGGTGATCGTGCTGCCCATCGCCGCCCACAAGGCCGGCGTCACCGAAAAGGCGCAGGAGCTGGTGGACCGCCTGACCGCCGCCGGGCTCCGTGTGAAGGGCGACTTCTCTGAAAACTCCCCCGGCTGGAAGTTTGCAGAGTACGAGATGAAGGGCGTGCCCCTCCGCCTGGAAATCGGCCCTAAGGACATCGAGCAGAACCAGTGCGTACTGGTGCGCCGGGACAGCCGGGAGAAGGTGTTCGTCAGCCTGGACGAGCTGGAGGCCAAGGTGCCCATGCTGCTGGACGCGATCCATGAAGCCATGTTCGCCAAGGCCAAGCGTAACCTGGACGAGCACACCGTGGTCTGCCACAGCGTGCAAGAGGTCAAGGACTTCATGGAGAATGTGGGCGGCTTTGCCAAGACCATGTGGTGCGGTGACAAGGAATGCGAGCTGAAGATGAAGGAGGAGGCCGGCGTCTCCTCCCGGTGCATCCCCCTGGAGCAGGAGCATCTGGGCGACACCTGCCCCGTCTGCGGCAAGCGCGCCAAACACAGCATCTACTGGGGCGTGGCCTACTAA
- a CDS encoding MATE efflux family protein, protein MKLLRQASGDITRGVIWKRLLLFFFPLWFGTFFQQLYNTVDSVVVGRFVGKEAFAAVGATGVVVNLTVGLFTGLASGAVVLLAQHYGARRADEMYRGVHTAMFLSVLAGALLTVVGYVLAPWALRAMGTPDDTMVDAVLYLRIYFLGMIPNLVYNMGTGVLRAIGDSRRPLYFLIAASLCNIVLDLILVLVFHLDVAGVAIATVASQVLSAVLVVLALRSASGEVYQFFPRQMKLYGSEVSGILRVGAPAALQSLMYSSSNIVIQAAINSFGTDTVAAWSAYGKMDVIFWMTLNAMALALTTFVGQNYGAGEYGRVRKSVRVAVSISAVFTLALSAIMVVFARPLLSVFCPDPSMLEIGVEMVRFLAPCYILYILVELLVGAVRGAGKSFVPMVISVFGICIVRLVWLFTVVPVHHTVNTVAASYPITWAITSLALLIYYRWGNWLPKTEPQKV, encoded by the coding sequence ATGAAACTCTTGCGGCAGGCCAGCGGGGATATTACGAGGGGCGTGATCTGGAAACGGCTTTTGCTGTTTTTCTTCCCCCTCTGGTTCGGTACGTTTTTTCAGCAGCTATACAATACGGTGGACAGCGTGGTGGTTGGGCGTTTCGTGGGAAAGGAGGCCTTTGCCGCCGTGGGGGCTACCGGCGTGGTGGTCAATCTGACGGTGGGGCTTTTCACCGGACTTGCCAGCGGTGCGGTGGTCCTCCTGGCTCAGCACTACGGCGCCCGGCGGGCGGACGAGATGTATAGGGGTGTTCACACGGCTATGTTCCTCTCCGTCCTGGCGGGAGCCCTCCTCACGGTGGTAGGGTATGTCCTTGCTCCTTGGGCCCTGCGTGCCATGGGAACGCCGGATGACACCATGGTGGATGCGGTGCTCTATCTGCGCATTTATTTTCTGGGGATGATTCCCAACCTTGTCTATAATATGGGCACCGGTGTGCTCCGGGCCATCGGGGATTCCCGCCGGCCCCTCTACTTCCTCATTGCCGCGTCCCTCTGCAACATTGTGTTGGACCTCATTCTGGTACTGGTCTTTCACCTGGATGTGGCGGGGGTGGCAATCGCTACCGTGGCGTCCCAGGTGTTGTCGGCGGTGCTGGTTGTGCTGGCATTGCGCAGCGCCAGCGGGGAGGTCTACCAATTCTTCCCCCGGCAGATGAAACTCTACGGGAGTGAGGTCTCCGGCATCCTCCGGGTAGGAGCCCCCGCGGCCCTCCAGTCTCTGATGTACTCCAGCTCCAACATTGTCATTCAGGCCGCCATCAACTCCTTTGGCACCGACACGGTGGCCGCTTGGTCGGCCTACGGGAAGATGGACGTTATTTTCTGGATGACGCTGAACGCCATGGCGCTTGCCCTCACTACCTTCGTGGGACAGAACTATGGCGCGGGGGAGTACGGGCGGGTGCGCAAAAGTGTCCGCGTGGCGGTCTCAATAAGCGCCGTGTTTACCCTGGCGCTGAGCGCCATCATGGTTGTCTTTGCCCGGCCGCTGCTCTCGGTTTTCTGCCCGGACCCGTCGATGCTGGAGATCGGCGTGGAGATGGTGCGGTTTCTGGCCCCCTGCTATATCCTATATATTCTGGTAGAGCTGCTGGTGGGCGCCGTCCGGGGCGCGGGGAAGAGCTTTGTCCCCATGGTCATCTCCGTGTTCGGCATCTGCATCGTCCGGCTCGTCTGGCTCTTCACGGTGGTGCCGGTGCACCACACGGTAAATACCGTGGCCGCCAGCTACCCCATCACCTGGGCCATCACCTCGCTGGCCCTGCTCATCTATTACCGCTGGGGAAATTGGCTTCCCAAAACCGAGCCTCAAAAAGTCTAA
- a CDS encoding conserved exported hypothetical protein (Evidence 4 : Homologs of previously reported genes of unknown function): MKRPRTKYLALGLILALVLSTTGALASLSVTQSTTNLTFNGATISPTSYAINGNNYLKLRDLAALLDFGVTYDNASDTAAIVKSDHYKPDATQMITGNWASATRARIQSVIDTNANSGRYVVFDFDNTSAIFDVQEALLIYQVENLIFKIAPADMKGVLETGIPDLTKAIGKNADGKDVTVNDVVADLVSSYAWLYNNYKGLNGDKTLTYIHASNQYQDFAAKIRFMYNNLGDYFDHAVSYPWVTYLFTGMTPAEVQEMATASHKYWADYGRYAEVTWTSPIELPGKSGVLSASFITGVTFTDELLDLYHTLAANGIDIYIVSASPIDTILAANKAMGYDVPEDRVFAMRNKLGSDGRYVNEYNYDWGGVSKYAQTQGPGKSTIITNFIAPKYSGVGPLIVFGDSAGDMNMMTDWMDKGDTELGVLFNRYRKPTSDPLTWAASVKAVEQMGKADAKFVLQGRDENEGQLRPSEFSILLGTDKEVLVRPAP, encoded by the coding sequence ATGAAGCGCCCACGCACGAAGTATCTTGCCCTTGGTCTGATTCTCGCACTTGTCCTGAGCACCACCGGCGCGCTGGCCTCTCTGTCCGTGACCCAGAGCACCACCAACCTCACCTTCAACGGCGCGACCATCTCCCCCACCTCTTATGCCATTAACGGCAACAACTACCTCAAGCTCCGCGACCTGGCCGCTTTGCTGGACTTCGGCGTCACTTACGACAACGCCAGCGACACCGCTGCCATTGTCAAGAGCGACCACTACAAGCCCGACGCCACGCAGATGATCACCGGCAACTGGGCCAGCGCGACCCGCGCGCGCATCCAGAGCGTCATCGACACGAACGCCAACTCCGGCCGCTACGTGGTATTCGACTTTGACAACACCTCCGCCATTTTCGACGTGCAGGAGGCCCTGCTCATCTACCAGGTGGAGAACCTGATTTTCAAAATTGCCCCCGCGGACATGAAGGGCGTGCTGGAGACCGGCATCCCAGACCTCACTAAGGCCATCGGCAAAAACGCTGACGGCAAGGACGTGACCGTCAACGACGTGGTAGCCGACCTGGTGAGCAGTTACGCTTGGCTGTACAACAACTATAAGGGTCTGAACGGTGATAAGACCCTTACCTACATCCACGCCTCCAACCAGTACCAGGACTTCGCCGCGAAGATCCGCTTTATGTACAACAACCTGGGCGACTATTTTGATCACGCGGTCAGCTATCCCTGGGTCACCTATCTCTTCACCGGCATGACCCCTGCCGAGGTGCAGGAGATGGCCACCGCCTCCCACAAATACTGGGCCGACTACGGCCGCTACGCGGAAGTGACCTGGACCTCTCCTATAGAGTTACCCGGCAAGTCGGGTGTGCTGAGCGCCAGCTTCATTACCGGCGTCACCTTTACCGATGAGCTCCTAGACCTCTACCACACTCTCGCCGCCAACGGCATAGACATCTACATCGTCTCCGCCTCCCCCATCGACACCATCCTGGCCGCCAACAAGGCCATGGGTTACGACGTGCCCGAGGACCGGGTCTTTGCCATGCGTAACAAGCTGGGTTCCGACGGACGCTACGTCAACGAGTATAACTACGACTGGGGTGGCGTGAGCAAATACGCCCAGACCCAGGGCCCCGGCAAGAGTACCATCATTACTAATTTTATCGCCCCCAAGTACAGCGGCGTTGGCCCCCTCATCGTATTCGGCGATAGCGCGGGCGACATGAATATGATGACCGACTGGATGGACAAGGGCGACACCGAGCTGGGCGTCCTCTTTAACCGCTACCGCAAACCCACCAGCGACCCCCTCACCTGGGCCGCATCGGTAAAAGCGGTGGAGCAGATGGGCAAGGCCGATGCCAAGTTCGTCCTCCAGGGCCGTGACGAGAACGAAGGCCAGCTCCGTCCAAGCGAGTTCAGTATCCTCCTCGGTACCGATAAGGAAGTCCTAGTGCGCCCCGCTCCCTGA
- the ychF gene encoding putative GTP-binding protein (Evidence 3 : Function proposed based on presence of conserved amino acid motif, structural feature or limited homology; PubMedId : 12837776, 1833189, 7828865, 9298646; Product type pf : putative factor), whose amino-acid sequence MKLGIVGLPNVGKSTLFNAITNAGAESANYPFCTIDPNVGVVSVPDHRLDWLSEFYQPKKTTPAVVEFVDIAGLVKGASKGEGLGNKFLANIRECAAIVHVVRCFDDENIIHVEGSTDPLRDIGIIDVELIMADLEMVDRRIDKANKAAKADKKYLHEAEIFTALRDWLNDGNSARSFSCDEDDAAILATAELLSLKPIIYAANLDEEGFAGYTAVPYYKQVEELAAKEGAQVIPVCAKLEAEIAELDSEDKRMFLEDLGIAESGLDRLIKASYSLLGLISFLTAGEDECRAWTITGGTKAPQAAGKIHTDFERGFIRAEVVNFEDLKACGSMNAAKEKGLVRSEGKEYVMKDGDIVLFRFNV is encoded by the coding sequence ATGAAATTAGGAATAGTGGGTCTGCCCAATGTGGGCAAGAGCACCCTGTTTAACGCCATCACCAACGCCGGGGCGGAGAGTGCCAACTACCCCTTTTGCACCATTGACCCCAATGTGGGCGTGGTCTCGGTTCCCGACCACCGGCTGGACTGGCTCAGCGAGTTCTACCAGCCCAAGAAGACCACCCCCGCCGTGGTGGAATTCGTGGACATCGCGGGACTTGTCAAAGGAGCCAGTAAGGGGGAGGGCCTGGGCAACAAATTCCTCGCCAACATCCGGGAGTGCGCCGCCATCGTCCACGTAGTACGCTGCTTTGACGACGAGAACATCATCCACGTAGAGGGCTCTACCGACCCCCTGCGGGACATCGGCATCATCGATGTGGAGCTCATCATGGCGGACCTGGAGATGGTGGACCGCCGCATCGACAAGGCCAACAAGGCCGCCAAGGCGGACAAAAAGTACCTCCACGAGGCCGAGATTTTCACCGCCCTGCGGGATTGGCTCAACGACGGCAACTCCGCCCGCTCCTTCTCCTGTGATGAGGATGACGCGGCCATCCTCGCCACCGCCGAGCTCCTCTCTCTCAAGCCCATCATCTATGCCGCCAACCTGGACGAGGAGGGCTTTGCCGGGTATACCGCCGTTCCCTACTACAAGCAGGTAGAGGAGCTGGCTGCCAAGGAGGGGGCGCAGGTCATCCCCGTATGCGCCAAGCTGGAGGCCGAGATCGCCGAGCTGGACAGCGAGGATAAGCGGATGTTTTTAGAGGATTTGGGTATCGCCGAGTCGGGCCTGGACCGGCTCATCAAGGCGAGCTATTCCCTTCTGGGCCTCATCTCCTTCCTCACAGCGGGGGAGGACGAATGCCGGGCCTGGACTATCACGGGCGGCACCAAGGCCCCCCAGGCCGCAGGCAAGATTCACACCGACTTCGAGCGTGGTTTTATCCGGGCTGAGGTGGTGAATTTCGAGGACCTGAAAGCCTGTGGCTCTATGAACGCCGCCAAGGAGAAGGGCCTGGTCCGTTCCGAGGGCAAGGAGTATGTCATGAAGGATGGGGACATCGTCCTCTTTCGGTTCAATGTATAG
- a CDS encoding exported hypothetical protein (Evidence 5 : No homology to any previously reported sequences): MTRHHRRIPALLLALSLSVTALPGVAQAEEAAPQRGVLTYQEAIAPRYENAKTFSEGLAAVKQGGKWGYIDTDGKTVIPFQYDLAHSFKEGLAIVGKSSTRAIETWDGGAYTEYVYEMGFIDHVGKFTAFQMVDWSSETGATIPYYTAMEYIGDASLSFHNGLVALPGEYATSFYTTSGQPFDSGSMSPTSTMNEGLAPGYPEAVSGFGYFNAKGETVLLWDEPEYFGPEYPSDYGTEQSYRVISGGLPFNQGLAPVFQDTYDAQTGEFSTLLGFIDKTGAWVIQPQFEGYLYSGVNSIYQFFGEDGLATLAKDGKYGAIDKSGKAVIPFQYEGLMPTHEGLMPFLQGGKYGYLSGGTVVIPAQFEKASGFNNGMAVVYDGAKAYLIDRNGKAVPGADKLDASTYFVEHEDGSKTVTSPGTYPVINVDGKYGYGKLEYLPPLPEKSAMDGWAYPEVTAAIEEGLVPSELQSLYLNNITRSEFCDLVVQALSEVTGKSIQDLVKEKTGKDYYAWIREYPFNDTTNGNVIAAYALGIVQGRGGVSFDPYATITRQEAAAFLTRAAKVLGMDVSNASTAPFADSDAVGVWFKDAVNFVHQINVMSGSGGSFLPTGTYTREQSYITIYRLFKAITQG, from the coding sequence ATGACAAGACATCACCGGCGTATCCCCGCACTGCTCCTGGCACTTTCCCTTTCCGTGACCGCTCTGCCCGGCGTGGCCCAGGCGGAAGAGGCCGCCCCCCAGCGCGGCGTACTGACCTATCAGGAGGCCATCGCGCCCCGGTATGAAAATGCAAAAACGTTTAGTGAGGGCCTGGCTGCCGTGAAACAGGGCGGCAAATGGGGCTATATCGATACCGACGGCAAGACCGTCATCCCCTTCCAATATGACCTCGCTCACTCCTTCAAAGAGGGCTTGGCCATCGTAGGCAAGAGCTCCACCCGCGCCATTGAGACCTGGGACGGCGGCGCCTATACCGAGTATGTGTACGAGATGGGCTTTATTGACCACGTGGGCAAGTTCACTGCTTTCCAGATGGTGGACTGGAGCAGTGAGACTGGGGCCACTATCCCCTACTACACCGCGATGGAGTACATCGGTGATGCCTCTCTTTCCTTTCACAACGGACTGGTCGCCCTGCCCGGCGAGTACGCTACCAGCTTTTACACCACCAGCGGCCAGCCCTTTGACAGCGGCTCCATGTCCCCCACCAGTACCATGAACGAAGGCCTAGCCCCCGGTTACCCAGAGGCTGTAAGCGGATTCGGCTATTTTAACGCCAAGGGCGAGACCGTTCTCCTGTGGGACGAGCCAGAGTACTTCGGTCCCGAATACCCCTCCGACTATGGCACCGAGCAGAGCTACCGCGTCATCTCCGGCGGCCTGCCCTTTAACCAGGGGCTTGCGCCTGTCTTCCAAGACACTTACGATGCCCAGACCGGGGAGTTTTCCACCCTTCTGGGCTTTATCGATAAGACCGGAGCTTGGGTCATTCAACCCCAGTTTGAGGGCTACTTATACTCCGGCGTCAACTCCATCTATCAGTTCTTTGGCGAGGACGGCCTGGCGACCCTCGCCAAGGACGGAAAATATGGCGCCATTGACAAGTCCGGCAAGGCCGTCATCCCGTTCCAATACGAGGGGCTTATGCCCACTCACGAGGGGTTGATGCCCTTCCTCCAGGGCGGCAAGTACGGCTACCTCAGCGGCGGTACGGTTGTCATTCCCGCTCAGTTTGAGAAAGCCAGCGGGTTTAATAACGGCATGGCCGTGGTTTACGACGGTGCGAAGGCTTACCTCATCGATCGGAACGGCAAGGCCGTCCCCGGCGCGGACAAGCTCGACGCCTCTACTTATTTTGTGGAACACGAGGACGGAAGTAAAACGGTAACCAGCCCCGGAACCTACCCCGTGATCAACGTAGACGGCAAGTATGGCTACGGCAAGCTGGAGTATCTGCCCCCCCTGCCCGAGAAATCCGCCATGGACGGCTGGGCCTACCCTGAGGTCACTGCCGCCATTGAGGAGGGCCTGGTCCCCTCAGAGCTGCAGAGCCTCTACCTCAACAACATTACCCGCAGCGAGTTCTGCGACCTGGTGGTCCAGGCCCTCAGCGAGGTGACCGGGAAATCCATTCAGGACCTGGTGAAGGAGAAAACCGGCAAGGATTACTACGCCTGGATCCGGGAGTATCCCTTCAACGACACCACCAATGGCAATGTGATCGCGGCCTATGCCCTGGGGATCGTCCAGGGCCGGGGCGGAGTCTCCTTTGACCCCTATGCCACCATCACCCGGCAGGAGGCCGCAGCCTTCCTCACCCGGGCGGCCAAGGTGCTGGGCATGGACGTCTCCAACGCCAGCACCGCCCCCTTTGCCGACAGCGATGCCGTGGGCGTCTGGTTCAAGGACGCGGTTAACTTTGTCCATCAGATTAACGTGATGAGCGGCAGCGGCGGCAGCTTCCTCCCCACCGGCACTTATACCCGTGAGCAGTCCTACATCACCATCTACCGCCTCTTCAAGGCTATCACACAGGGGTAA
- a CDS encoding hypothetical protein (Evidence 5 : No homology to any previously reported sequences) — MKVEYTKNCIFITYIVSLNTEKVNRYLTIFWKMRQCARYYERKRKNGPGGHLAPGPF; from the coding sequence TTGAAAGTTGAATATACAAAAAACTGTATATTCATTACTTATATTGTAAGTCTGAATACCGAGAAAGTCAATAGATATTTGACAATTTTCTGGAAGATGCGACAGTGTGCCCGATACTATGAGAGAAAAAGAAAAAACGGTCCCGGCGGCCATTTGGCTCCGGGACCGTTTTGA
- a CDS encoding conserved hypothetical protein (Evidence 4 : Homologs of previously reported genes of unknown function) has translation MISIVVGGQMDKQAIAKLVEQLGQGRVSVSIKSDLDGALAIQTGQAQYYIGACNTGAGGALGLAVGLLGPKLCVSISTPGKVMDEAEIRAQVQEGKRAFGMVVGNVERQLPVLMDALLQANP, from the coding sequence ATGATTTCCATTGTAGTAGGCGGGCAGATGGACAAGCAGGCCATTGCCAAACTGGTGGAGCAGCTCGGCCAGGGCAGGGTCTCGGTCAGCATCAAGAGCGACCTGGACGGAGCGCTGGCGATCCAGACGGGACAGGCACAGTATTATATCGGCGCCTGCAACACCGGGGCGGGCGGCGCGCTGGGCCTGGCCGTGGGCCTGCTGGGTCCCAAGCTGTGCGTCTCCATCAGCACCCCCGGCAAGGTCATGGACGAGGCCGAGATCCGCGCCCAGGTTCAGGAGGGCAAGCGGGCCTTCGGCATGGTCGTCGGCAATGTGGAGCGGCAGCTCCCCGTCCTGATGGACGCCCTTCTCCAGGCGAATCCCTGA